One Coffea eugenioides isolate CCC68of chromosome 2, Ceug_1.0, whole genome shotgun sequence genomic window, aaactcccctccttaaaagaatgtcgtcctcgacattccctcttgtaccaatcaagtcaagacatcccgcaaaaatcactaatatttcagaccaaacccacagtccggcatcctaaacttcaagcctaggatacactacagagatctgaagcctaagctctgataccaactgtgacagttctcagggtcacatcacaaggtacctatcagcttgccacccgcacgcgggcatcccctacggagagtttcgcttcgtgactcttcacgaacgagaggcgcggggcttttccagtaaaaggacgtagagtcccaaccgtcggNNNNNNNNNNNNNNNNNNNNNNNNNNNNNNNNNNNNNNNNNNNNNNNNNNNNNNNNNNNNNNNNNNNNNNNNNNNNNNNNNNNNNNNNNNNNNNNNNNNNNNNNNNNNNNNNNNNNNNNNNNNNNNNNNNNNNNNNNNNNNNNNNNNNNNNNNNNNNNNNNNNNNNNNNNNNNNNNNNNNNNNNNNNNNNNNNNNNNNNNNNNNNNNNNNNNNNNNNNNNNNNNNNNNNNNNNNNNNNNNNNNNNNNNNNNNNNNNNNNNNNNNNNNNNNNNNNNNNNNNNNNNNNNNNNNNNNNNNNNNNNNNNNNNNNNNNNNNNNNNNNNNNNNNNNNNNNNNNNNNNNNNNNNNNNNNNNNNNNNNNNNNNNNNNNNNNNNNNNNNNNNNNNNNNNNNNNNNNNNNNNNNNNNNNNNNNNNNNNNNNNNNNNNNNNNNNNNNNNNNNNNNNNNNNNNNNNNNNNNNNNNNNNNNNNNNNNNNNNNNNNNNNNNNNNNNNNNNNNNNNNNNNNNNNNNNNNNNNNNNNNNNNNNNNNNNNNNNNNNNNNNNNNNNNNNNNNNNNNNNNNNNNNNNNNNNNNNNNNNNNNNNNNNNNNNNNNNNNNNNNNNNNNNNNNNNNNNNNNNNNNNNNNNNNNNNNNNNNNNNNNNNNNNNNNNNNNNNNNNNNNNNNNNNNNNNNNNNNNNNNNNNNNNNNNNNNNNNNNNNNNNNNNNNNNNNNNNNNNNNNNNNNNNNNNNNNNNNNNNNNNNNNNNNNNNNNNNNNNNNNNNNNNNNNNNNNNNNNNNNNNNNNNNNNNNNNNNNNNNNNNNNNNNNNNNNNNNNNNNNNNNNNNNNNNNNNNNNNNNNNNNNNNNNNNNNNNNNNNNNNNNNNNNNNNNNNNNNNNNNNNNNNNNNNNNNNNNNNNNNNNNNNNNNNNNNNNNNNNNNNNNNNNNNNNNNNNNNNNNNNNNNNNNNNNNNNNNNNNNNNNNNNNNNNNNNNNNNNNNNNNNNNNNNNNNNNNNNNNNNATCGGCAAGATTATCGCCTGATCTCACAAAATCAATGGTTAATGAACCATTATTTAAATATGATCTCACAGTACTGTGTTTTCTCCTTATAGATCTGGATTTTCCATTATAATATTTATTGTGAACTCTGCCAATAGCAGCGGTACTATCACAATGTATTAAAACAGGAGGTATCGGCTTATTCCACATTGGAATTTCAGATAGTAAATCACGTAACCAACCTGCTTCTTCACATGCAGAAGCAAGAGCAATTAACTCTGCTTCCATGGTGGACTTTGCGATTATGTGTTGTTTTTTGGATCGCCAACAAATGGCTCCACCTCCCAATGTAAATAAATAACCAGTATTGGACAAAGAATCATTGGATTGTGAACTCCAATCTGCATCACTAAAACCTTCAAGTACAGCAggatattttttataaaatagaCCATAATCTAAAGTTCTCTTAAGATATCTCATGATTCTATGAATTGCATTCCAATGTGTAATGTTGGGTTTACTAGTAAACCTACTAAGTACACCAACCGCATATGCAATATCAGGTCTGGTACAATCAGTTGCATATCTCAAACTACCAATTATACTAGCATACTCTTTTTGATTTATCACATCAAAATCATTTTTAGtaggaaataaacacacatgaGAATCAAAGGGTGTACAAACTGGTGTACAatcaaaataattatattttttaaatattttttcaatATAATGAGATTGATCAATAAAAATTCCTTCtgaattttttgtaattttcatACCAAGTATGACATTAGCTTCGCCTAAGTCTTTCATTTCGAAATTACTTTTAAGTAATGCTTTTGTAACCTCAATTACTTGCATATTAGTCCCAAATATCAATAAatcatcaacatataaacaAATTATCGCATGAGAGTCTCCAAATGATTTATAATAAATGCACTTATCACTTTCATTTGACCTAAAGCCATTAGTCAATACACACTGATCAAATTTTTCATGCCATTGTTTAGGTGCTTGTTTAAGTCCATATAAAGATTTATTCAATTTACAAACTTCATTTTCTAAACCAGGTTGAATAAATCCTTCGGGTTGATCCATATAAATCTTTTCATTTAAATCACCATTAAGAAAGGCTGTtttgacatccatttgatgTATTTTTAATTCATGAATTGCTGCTATAGCTATTAAAAGTCGTATAGAAGTCACTCTTGTAACTGGTGAAAAAGTATCAAAGAAACCTATCTCTCCTTTTTGCTTAAAACCCTTTGCAACAAGCCTGGCTTTATATTTATCTATAGTGCCATCAGGTTTAAATTTTTTCCTtaatatccatttacaacctGGAGGTAAATCAACTAATTTTCAAGTTTTATTAGACATTAAAGATTCCATTTCATCATTAATTGCTTCTCTCCAAAAATAAGAATCAAAAGATGATAAAGCTTCAGAAATAGTTATAGGATCCCCCTCTACATTATAAGTTTGAAAATCAGGACCAAAATCTTTTTGTGTCCTTTTCCTtttactgtgacgcccccacttctctctaaggcgaaccaaagggtattcgTGGGacgcttgcccagctctcgccaggactcatgcAATTTCCCATCCAAGCTTAATACAACACTAAATTACAACCAGATAAAGTAATTGCAAATAGTGcggaaattttcaaacttaacaaCACATAGCCATTATTCAATCCTTACAATGGGTTTCCAAAATACATCCCAAATACCAAAATTTTTTCGTAGCCACAATACTTGGCCACTAACACTGGGGCCCTATtacaaaatatcacaaaaagGTTCTTCCATGACTCAACCCATGTCCACtgctgttaaggaaaacaaatcttatagggtgagcaaaacgctcgtgaggccaagaacacacatgcaagcacgtagttcaagtaacactcccaaattaattaatttaaaaaaataaccaTTCAATAAAGAGCACTTCActgaaaagtaaacagaaataattcaaggatatgggagctctcaggagctattttccacttgcacgatcacgaacctccacgcgttgacactccgtcaaccgggtaggtttAATCCGTAGAAACATCACTTACACTTCCCCTTCTCAACCTTACATACCACACCGGGTCCGCAATACATTTATGAGGCGATACTTTagcgagtatgccaagcaagacctctcaataggtcgaGCTTATGAAATCTCATGGTTCACTGAGGAGCTcaaccaagcccatgctggctcgagtccaaggcTAGCCAATAAgagagtttgggcgtccccaacTTTTACACTTTTGtatcgaggaggttcactccaacgacttaTGCAATCACagcataaataatcacttaaacacttcacatatattcacttaacaagttacTTTAAACAGGTAATCACTTCACTTCACGAACTCAAGTTCACTTCGTTTAAATGaggacgagtgcgataaagtacacactcgactcaaaggTTTCAAAATCTCAGTTTATATAACATTTATCACTTTGCAGATATATCACATAatacacacacttgacactcactgTGAGTCAATAACAaaagtgtcacttggaggttCAAGcttccaccgtgggatcctcttgaaggtcctcgtgtgcgcctgagcaaataatagtgaattatcattcacacatcccaattatcaaggaagattgtgcactagtacaatctagggaaatttcatgaaaatgaaactcaattactcgtaaatcgagatttaagtggagtttcttaaagtacaagagcaatcgagtttttttttcttggaaatcaagcataaacgttcaagtgctatcgaaggaataaggaatacttgaaaaactccatttccttgaaattcggaaaaatttcagttttgatacgatattttgaaaaatcgtatctcacattccacatgtcgaaaattggaaaacttggtaccgttggaaatttcttccaaagtactaaaagttcctagaatataCTTTactaagattccaaatggagaATATTAaaaaatgagctcaaagtcgctgttttggttcataaggcagatttaagttggtttttggccaactttgaaaattcggaaaaattcacttgattggaactagcctttgaaatttggaactctattaaagttgcaatccaagtttacaacaaaacaagtggaatgagaaacggagttttgagcactaagataaggcaactcaaagttaccaaaattcccttgtgaaacaagggttttccaaacttgagtcatgaactttggtaatttagtCGAGCAGTGAAATGGACtcggattggtaccaaatttggcaatataatactcctatataaagggtatccctctatcaaatttcatggaaaaataccttcggggaGTAGATCAACCCAACAACCAAAAGTTTCGAGAAAATCCTAAAGCAAAACTACTTAGCTTCTTTGtttcatttccaaacatggCCAAGGAAAATCCTCACACATGGGTTCATTTGTGCAGCAAGGCCTAAAGAACATTCTgcgtacatttggtaagtgttattaactccaagaaattcaattggcaagtccacaAACCAGTCATGCATTCAATTCTGCCCAACAATCAGGCGTTTCAAGACagggcaggtttcgtatttcgatcacaaatcactcaattcaactcggaatttgAGCATGTTGGATggcatttgaaaaaaaatacattcataaaaatataattgacgAGAAGAAATTGTTTGAAAATTCAGCACACAACTTAGCTCAAAAAATTCGAGCTCAAGTTGCAGGCTTCTGAACTTCGTCCAGGGAAAACAGAGAAACCATGACAGTCATCTTTAAACGGTGATACGGAGATAAACTCTCGGAGGTGAATATAGGCTGTGGAATTTTTACCGTTCTGGAAATCTGGGAAGTCTAGTTTTCAAATTccactgacggcacttgatttttgACATCGAAGTACAGAGTTAGAGATGAAACAAAGGCTGTCTGACATTACTGGGAAATTTCTCCAGGTTTTGCTAGCTTTGCTTAGATTAATCCATTTgcaccaaccaaacctcaatattttttgaTGAACTTTTGAACacccatctatacaacatataaacatcatatgcaacattaaaacctcaaaattcTGCACAAAAGCAGGCCACGATCATAACAGGGGCAGAATTTGAAAACTTTACCATCCATGCAACCAACTTGAAGGTTTATATACTAGCTaatgcaccattaatctaccaatttgagcaACATTagatccatcatcaagcatcacatcagccatcaatccaagagtgggagttcatagagcccacattcaaaatttttccaacaataacaagccacccacatAAATATCTAAGCTCATAAGTGTAAATCAACTTCCATAGGTCAAGAATTTGAGggttgatcgtcacttacttGTGTTGGTGAACAAGGTAGAATTTCGGCCCtctcttagctcaagaaaactgtggaaagctccccctttttgtagcttaagatgatctccaagtatTAAGTTAAGTGTGTGTGAAATTTGGAAGGAATTGGAgaagatttgtgcaagattaaagatgaaaaatgaagaactccTTGGGTTATTTTTACAGCTGATGGCCGGCCACTTtgtgaggaagagagagagtgttttgaTCCAATTTGGCTTcctaaggaagcttcatttgtgtGGCTAGAATTGGTGTaaaagtcaactcttcaataatgcgcgtacgcgcgcgttttgtgctcaaATCCTCTCGCGTtcatttcactagtgcactaaacctccaatatacttatattcatactattattatccactcttaAAGATTTAAAATGAAGGTTTATAGTTTcccaattaatcgcgcgcgcaaAAATGCGaattccaatttaagcgcgataaagtgaaacttccaaaaaattcttataacgatagtactactaactatcacctGAGTACTTAAActttaaaatacctaatttaggtccatagtacaagtctccaatgttcgaaacttattgtactctccaacggttaaaatttccaaatacTTTTTCACTAATTTCACTAAACGCGCTTTCGGggactaatttttttttttaaacgagtcactttaaaaatattttgaagcTATACTTCCATGTAATTAAGTTCAATAGGGCTAGAAAATGATATTCGGAATAAATGGACAATTACATGTTAAATAAGCTcgaaatagggtttttaaaataaatgaattttgtgaatcctcACATTTACTGGTTCTCAATTGCTCTTTTCCTCTAGTTGAACCTTTAGCATTAGAAGAACTAGCTTCTTCGGATTTTTCACtatattcattcaattttataCCCCCACTATCTTTAAATGGAAATttattttcatgaaaaattacATCTAGAGATTCAATTACTACATTATTTTCTAGATCTAGAAATCTATATGCTTTATTGTTTAAAGAACATCCAATAAATGTACATCTAGTTGcttttattcctaattttggaatttttggatCGGAAATTCTTACATACGCTAAACAACCCCATACTCTAAAATATTCAATATTGGGTTTTTTGTTCCTCCATAATTCATAAGGAGTTATTAAATCTTTTTTACGTGGTACTCTATTTAAAGTATAATTAGCTGTTAAAATAGCTTCACCCCATAAATTTTTAGGTGCACTCAAATTTGCTAACATAGCATTTATTAAATCTATCAAAgatctatttttcctttcagccACACCGTTTGATTGAGGTGAATATGGTGGAGTAACCTCATGTATTATTCCTAATgatttgataaaatttataagGCCAATAGTATCATATTCTTTTCCTCTATCTGTTctaaatcttttgatttttctctcaAAACGATTTTCAACCTCTTTaacaaaaatagtaaatttCTCAAAAGCCTCACTTTTATGTTTCATAAGGTAGACAtaacaatattttgaaaaatcatctatAAATGTGATAAAATATCTTTTACCTCCACGTGTTAATATGCTTTCAAATTCACAAATGTCAGAATGTATTAATTCTAATAACTCTGtttttctttcaactttcaaatgaggttgtttagttattttagtcATGCTACAATATTCACAATTTTCAAACTCATTATGCAATTTTGGAATTAACCCTATGTGGCTCATATATTTTAAgtatttgctatttatatgaCAAAGACGTGCATGCCACATATTTATACAAGAAACGATATAAGCAGAAGTAGaaatttcattcatttcaacATTAAGTTTAAACATACCATCACAAGCATAACCTTTTCCAACAAAAGTACCATTCTTTGTAAGCACATATTGATCAGACTCTATAGACTGCTTAAAACCAGCCTTATTAAGAAGATAGCAAGAAACCAAGTTCTTCCTAATTTCAGGAACGTGAAGAACATCTCTTAGGGTCAAGACACGCCCAGAAGTAAACTTTAGTTCAACTTCGCCCATGCCTAGAACATTGGTTGTATGTGAATCTCCTAGCaaaacttttgtttctttttcaatAGGAGAATAACTTTTGAACCAAGTTCTATCATAGCAAACATGCCTAGAGGCACCAGAATCAGCCCACCACCCTTCAGTATTTCCAACAAAATTGATTTCAGAAACCATAGCCACAAATGACTCTTCAATTAGTTGAGTCACATTAGCTTGTGGCTTAAAATTTGGTCCAAATTTTCTAAAACAACAATTTTTTGCACGATGACCCAATTTTCCACAAACAAAACAAGCTCTATTATTCATATTATTTCCAAAATTTGGAGTATTTGAAACTTGTTTTGAAGGGGGTCCTTGATTTGactttttttggttaaaataattttttgaaaacttgTTTTTCATATTCTTCCCTCTAGGCTTCAAATAGGCGTTATTTTTGTCTTGTTGACCCTTAGAGACATTCTCACTAGAAGTTAGGAAGTTTACACCTTAGTACTCCCATTGAACTCTTCACCTTTGTCTTGTTTTCTAGCTTCTTCTTCAATGCGCAACCTTGCCATCAGATTTGCTATTGTCAATTCTTGTTGCTTATGACGTAGCCCTTTCTGAAAATCTTTCCATGATGTTGGAAGTTTGTCAATGATGGCTGCAACTTGCATTTGCGGATCGACTTTGACTCCTTCAGATTCAATCTCATGGACGATCATTTGCAAGTCATGAACTTGCTCTAGTACTGGCTTGTTTTCCACCATTTAAAACTTGAAATAACGGCTACAAGCATATTTTTTCGAGCTTGCTTCTTCAGTATCATATTTTTGTTGCAATGCTCTCCAAATTCTTTTTGCTGAAGTATAAGATGaagaataaaaatcataaagttCATCAGACAAACAATTAAGGATATAATTTCTGCAATCTTCCTCATCATTTTCCcatttttgaagttgtttggcATGATTCTCCCTTTCTTCATCAATCATGGAATTGGTGTCTATCTTTTTTGGATTCTTTGTGGCTAAGACCCAGGCAACCTTCATTAGCTTCAAATAGAACATCACTTTCTTGGCCCACCTTTTGAAATGTTGGCCACTAAAGCAAAATGGTTTGTTGAGATCACTAGATCCAATAGTGGTAGCGTTTGCAACATTGCTTGCAACCTCCATGGTACTCCGAATCGTCTTAAATTGTTGTTCCTTTAGAACTTGATATGCACGATcaacctgcaaaacaaaagtcaaagaaaagaaataaagtaatttCGGCTAGGTGAGGCGCGGACTAGGTCGCTCTCTTAAGACGATTCGCGCCCCTCTCGGGATTATGCCCGGTGTAGAAGGTTGATGGCACGTCGCCTCTGGGATGCAACAGCCCAGCCTATGCTGTTGCTTCTACTAAATCTACAGAATTTAGAGAAGCTAAAGCTCTTCTCAACACCTAACTAATGCCCAATAGAAGTGAGGAAGATAGTTTTTTTAAGATAGCAAGAAAAGTGTATGAAACTTGGTTGATAGtgacctctatttataggctaaagctTTAGGTGCATAGGAATGCCACCATTAAATGGAATAAATGTGTCATATTTTTCagttacaaaatttgaaaaggtTTAGGGCATTGTATACTAGttaaaattcaataaataaaattcTTAAAATCTAATCATCACATAGGTTACAAAAACAAGACATAAATCTCATAGGTTACCCTTTTTAAAGGTGATCTTGTAACTGAAAattcatttcaaattttgtaactTATTGCATTTGAATTCAAGACATAAATCTCATAGGTTACCCTTTTTAATGGTGCTCTTATAACTGAaaattcatttcaaaatttgtaaCTTATTgcaattgaattcaaaataagcatgtgaatgaattcaaaataataatgatatttttattaaaatatccaacaataCCCAACCGAGTCACAGCTCATTCTCATTCAGTCATGCAAGATCAATTCAAGCTTGCAGTTGATACCACTCTGGTGACGATTAAAACTTTTTCTCTTTGATAACTTATTCATCTCTGAAATTTACTCATAAAAGATCCATTCACAGTTCAAATTCTGCTAACGTATGACAATTTCTCTTATTCTAGATGCAGTGAACAGAGAAGAAACATCTGCAATTATACGTACTCCTGGGAGATGACAACTGAAGAAGGTTTACGCCAAGAAGCTAGTAGTTGATTGATCCAGCTTTACCAGAGAAGCAGCAGCTTCATATCTTGAATTGTTGGGTCAGAATATTAATGATATATCACCGTTTCTTGTAAGATATTCTGTCAATCTTCAAGTTGAGACCATTTGTTTGAAGTTCGTGTGGTACTTTTGTTGTGTTAAACAGCCTTATCAgtgtttttgttgttggtgaAGGTAATTTCACCATTTTATTTATGTGCAAGAGTAGTTTATGCGTCTTCCAAAAATTCAACAACTGAATCTTATGGCAATTCACAATTTCTACTTCACATAACAATTACTACATCGCTAGACTACCTTGCCTCTTGTTCCTGCGAAAGAAACATGAACAGAAATGATCAATTTCTACTTCAGGCCAATATATAACAGAAATTATCAACTTTACCCCGCGgtcttatttatttatcatgAATTTACTTGCTCTTTTGATTTCTTCTAGTGACCCCAAGAATACTCTAAAACTCATCCACTTTGCCTTTTctaatttatttatcatttatatCTATTTCAACAAGCATAAGTACGATTAAACTCATCCCGAGAATGAACTGACCCTTTTCATTTTGTTTCGATTTTTTCAGCAAccaaataaattattcaaaaaaaagtaaacaaacgtAATAAATTGGCAACGTCTAGTGAAATGTGATAAGTTCAATGCTTGGATATGTAAATGAGTCAGAAGGTTGAATCTTACTAGTTCTAGGGTAAATAAAACGTTTAAGTATTTAAAACTGAATCTTtctaataaaatgaaaatttcaaaaaactaCGAAACATCATATACTCACCAAAAAACATTTGATATATAAGTAACTGTGCGTGTGTCAGACTATGACTTTGTTTGACAAGCAagtttttgatcaaatttgcctgttacaagttttttttAACAACATTAGCTACAGTAAGTTCAAAAACTactcaaagtttttaaactacacacttcaaaatatccaaaaatttacacacttcaaaaattttttcaaCAACTTCTACggtaagttacagtaaagttttagacaaacattaaaaaactcacttgccaaacggaCCTATGTgaccaacaaaaaaaaacacttaATTTTACACATTACTTAAATGACACAATTCTTGATTAAACATTTATACCATACAAAATATTTTGCATACTAATTTTCAATTTACCTTGTTTGGCTACTGAGCACTCAAAAACTAATGGAAAGtacatttgatttttttttttttttgccttgtgCATTTAGCTGAAAAGAACGAAGAGAAATGCTATATAAGTTGAACGGCAAAAATATTTACATCTACAAACATCTTTTTAGTCAGAAGCAGAACGAAAGGAGTAAAAACAGTaatagaaataaaataaaaaataataacgTCAGAGATACCCTCTCAAGGAGGGCATTTTTGTTAAAGGAAAAATCCACATCatgtatttgtatatttttgtACAGGGGAATTTTTCAAAGGAGGTAAGTGCCCATTACTTTCGTTCGGGAGGGGTAAAGTACACTTCAGGTAAAAGCTTGAGGAGTAAAGTGTAACTAACcctaaaaaatatgtttttcatTTATctccaaaaacaaaatttactatgcaaaaatACTAACCATAAAAGCTCCAGTTACAAAAGTGGCATTGTCAAAGTTCACAGACTTTCAAGGGTGCCAAGAAGAATACACGATTCAACTATTGAGATCAAGCAGAGTCAATCAAGCTATGTATGTTGCCCAAGCAGCTGGCTTGCAAGGAATGCTTCAACGTCCAGGCTCAATATAGGCAGATGAGAAACCTTTCAAAACAGAAATGGTATATCTGACAGATGCCTAGTTTTGCGGCGCTATCCAAAAGACGCCAAATATATTTCCTTTGGATGCAAATACACCTAAGCATATTCCACGCATTACATGACAATTTTAAGTCATTCTAGGTGCACATCCATTGCAGAACATTGAACAAGAAGCAAGTTAAACTCCCGGACATAATGTTCAATAACATTAGCACCAGAACATTGGGCACGCAAATCTCCTGTATTGGAACCGGTTTCTGCATTCTCCCCATGCTCCATCAAATTGTTATTAAGGTGATCATGGAACAACTTAAGTGCATCTGTTGCCGAAATACCACGCACTGATTCATGCAACTGCCGCAActtgtttcttttctcctcTGTTTCAACCAACCCCTCTTTTACCCCATCAGGAAGACAAACCCAAGCACTTCGTCAAGAGATGGAAGGAAAATTGTTAGTTCTAGGAGACTTTCGTTCgggaggaagaaaaagaattgGGATGTTAAAAGTGGTGGAAGGGAACTTAAAAGCAAAAGCAGGGGAGGGGTGGGATTTAACAAGTTCGCGCGGGGGGAGGGATGGTGGCTGGGAAGGAGGATTTGAACCCAAGACCTCTAAAAGCAGTGGAGTAAAAGTTCAATAATTTCTGTCTTATTATATTTACCTGGTAACGCCTCTGACAAGACCCCATGCTTGGCCAACAAATACAGATTCCTTAAAGCCTATGTTAAATCCCTCTTGAGCAGATGCTTCTTTTCCAGCTACCAGACCGTCACGATATCCAATCTGATAGTTCATCAGGatttacaaatatttattatctattaaaaaaaaatagaacacACATAAACTGGATGTGAAATAGCTTCATCATATTTCTTAATCCCAAACTCTCAATAGcatcaaatttcattctcaCCTCCATGTACCTATTCTGATATTCTTATTTAAAGTCATGAACAGACTTCCCACATGATTATTATTTTAGGAGTTTCAGTTATCATGCTATATCAGCATTAAATGAGGCACAATCACGAACTTGCTAACGTGCCAATTAGAACAAGGATACTGTATGAAATTGCTCGCGCCTCCTCTGCCACTCCCTTTCCATATCAAATGCTTTTTCAACTTTCTCTGTCTCATAGGGTAAAGCTCCATCATCATACCATAGTTCATCCCCATCACTATCTGAAATTAGACACTGATAAAATGTCAGGCTCACATAACACATTGATGCACTATTAATTGATAATCAattaatttgattttatttagaTAAGAAGTTCTCCCCAGGGGTTTACTTAAGTGCTGCAGTAGCTATTTAGAATTGCCAGTCTTAAACAGTTGGACCACTAGGCaggaattttttaaaaaagttatTTGGACTTTTCACAATCTAGGGCAACATTAGATTCTATAGCCCCCAGTTAATGGACATATTTCTGTACTGCAGCAATACGTTTTCCTCATCATA contains:
- the LOC113763750 gene encoding protein YAE1-like isoform X1 — protein: MERSIADELYCDLLNVSNIHLDPRSNVDGAVHNSHDSDGDELWYDDGALPYETEKVEKAFDMEREWQRRREQFHTIGYRDGLVAGKEASAQEGFNIGFKESVFVGQAWGLVRGVTSAWVCLPDGVKEGLVETEEKRNKLRQLHESVRGISATDALKLFHDHLNNNLMEHGENAETGSNTGDLRAQCSGANVIEHYVREFNLLLVQCSAMDVHLE
- the LOC113763750 gene encoding uncharacterized protein LOC113763750 isoform X2, which encodes MLMVQYIIHMCLISDSDGDELWYDDGALPYETEKVEKAFDMEREWQRRREQFHTIGYRDGLVAGKEASAQEGFNIGFKESVFVGQAWGLVRGVTSAWVCLPDGVKEGLVETEEKRNKLRQLHESVRGISATDALKLFHDHLNNNLMEHGENAETGSNTGDLRAQCSGANVIEHYVREFNLLLVQCSAMDVHLE